The following proteins are co-located in the Pochonia chlamydosporia 170 chromosome 6, whole genome shotgun sequence genome:
- a CDS encoding protein kinase (similar to Metarhizium robertsii ARSEF 23 XP_007824303.1) — MGFSSLFRSSTRGEAARDREHKSEPDTDKEWAKRYILDPLTAPEPSQETGLGTSHVNPYKTAARSASAASGSGSASPPPSSPLAPFLREASQAKRESASQSQSQSYSHQRQKHRPRHLSSSNSSLENIHFDRRSSLDRYPTPPSSASPTDSGFDFHPSNPFSTSFRSSSSRSDKSYHHHHHHHLGRESRQSLRTPLESRPASSSITPPDTPPSNLRPRQLGSASTNPYISQLQHQQHQQQPQRTASQSPLRRHRRYPSLPINNSATSWGRSDPDYPRNQLEKVRRLSHSLSNPADIVDKPNGHRRYSSIGQRFPGDMSHRPLDMIKRDAKAADRPYRHRKRISETDTIDALDTIGGAYHHGGPYDATLTSRNLDKKYSPVAAVEESNMEAIRATPRENIIDSLTKHVPLQGTSSIPAGSPDMSGKVMHYEEGADLMREPDAEGGAYKRWDGVQYHPDDLKGKGEPSFTIERDLKKEKGHRQFLSEADAYEMRPGANRFSKQGGSHQRSVSQSGEGSSSGAVYTDSPDGSLRRSHTTGKKLSEGLKRRFGSIRRKKDMPAETVH, encoded by the exons ATGGGGTTTTCTTCCCTCTTTCGTTCCAGTACGCGCGGAGAGGCTGCCAGAGATCGCGAGCACAAGTCCGAACCTGACACCGATAAAGAATGG GCCAAGAGATATATTCTAGATCCCTTGACTGCGCCTGAACCCAGCCAGGAAACGGGTCTTGGCACGTCCCACGTCAATCCATACAAAACGGCAGCCCGGTCTGCATCTGCTGCGTCTGGGTCTGGAtccgcatcaccaccaccttcatcaccacTGGCACCTTTTCTGCGTGAGGCGAGCCAAGCAAAGAGGGAGTCAGCGTCacagtcgcagtcgcaaTCGTATTCACACCAAAGGCAAAAACACCGTCCGCGACACCTGTCATCAAGCAACTCTTCGCTAGAAAATATTCATTTCGACCGCCGCTCTTCCTTGGATCGATATCCAACCCCACCATCATCTGCCAGCCCCACCGATTCCGGCTTCGACTTCCATCCGTCCAATCCGTTTTCGACGTCATTCCGGTCCAGTTCAAGTCGCTCGGATAAGTCgtaccaccaccaccaccaccaccaccttggAAGAGAATCTCGGCAGTCGCTACGAACTCCTCTTGAATCTCgacctgcttcttcttccatcacTCCCCCCGACACTCCTCCATCGAATTTGCGTCCACGCCAGCTCGGCAGCGCTTCCACAAACCCCTACATATCTCAGTtacaacaccagcaacaccaacaacagcctcagcGTACAGCATCCCAATCTCCACTCCGACGTCATCGCCGCTACCCAAGTCttcccatcaacaactcAGCAACTTCGTGGGGCCGCTCCGACCCGGACTATCCGCGAAATCAGCTTGAGAAAGTTCGCCGATTGAGCCACAGTCTCAGCAATCCTGCCGACATCGTCGATAAACCCAACGGTCACCGCCGATACAGCTCCATTGGACAGCGATTTCCAGGCGACATGTCTCACCGACCGCTCGACATGATTAAGCGCGATGCAAAGGCCGCCGACCGGCCCTATCGTCATCGCAAGCGTATTTCAGAGACAGATACAATTGATGCGCTCGATACTATTGGTGGTGCCTATCATCATGGCGGACCCTATGATGCGACATTGACGAGTCGCAACCTTGACAAGAAGTACTCTCCCGTGGCAGCGGTTGAGGAGTCCAACATGGAGGCAATTCGCGCCACACCCAGGGAGAATATTATCGACTCACTGACAAAACATGTTCCACTTCAAGGTACTTCATCCATTCCTGCTGGTTCGCCAGACATGAGTGGCAAAGTCATGCATTACGAGGAAGGCGCCGATTTGATGAGAGAACCCGACGCCGAAGGCGGTGCCTACAAGCGATGGGACGGTGTT CAATACCATCCAGATGATTTGAAGGGCAAGGGCGAACCGTCCTTCACCATAGAGCGCGACctaaagaaggaaaagggtCACAGGCAGTTTCTGAGCGAGGCCGATGCCTACGAAATGCGGCCTGGCGCCAACAGATTTTCCAAGCAGGGAGGCAGCCATCAACGAAGCGTTAGCCAGTCTGGCGAGGGATCATCAAGTGGTGCAGTTTACACAGACAGCCCCGACGGCAGTTTACGCAGAAGTCATACCACCGGCAAGAAACTGAGTGAAGGGCTTAAGCGGCGCTTTGGCAGCATACGCCGGAAGAAGGATATGCCGGCTGAGACGGTACACTAG
- a CDS encoding cyclin-dependent kinase regulatory subunit domain-containing protein, with the protein MLKAIPKEYHDTSKGTLKLLWEEEWRAIGITQSLGWEHYEVHEPEPHILLFKRPLNYQAPQ; encoded by the exons ATGCTAAAAGCTATTCCGAAAGAATACCACGACACTTCCAAGGGCACTTTGAAGCTTCTGTGGGAGGAAGAATGGCGAGCTATTGGCATTACCCAG AGTCTTGGCTGGGAGCATTACGAAGTCCACGAGCCCGAACCCCATATCCTTTTGTTCAA ACGTCCTCTCAACTACCAAGCGCCACAGTGA
- a CDS encoding endoplasmic oxidoreductin 1 precursor (similar to Aspergillus terreus NIH2624 XP_001210234.1), protein MKSASRLFYLSVFALWAAPGSCEADAKSECAISPKSIVQDACASYATLEKLNERVKPALDDLTRTTDFFSYYRLNLFNKKCPFWDDENGFCGNIGCAVETLDNEEDIPEVWRAKQLSKLEGPLAKHPGKQERKRHPQRPLHGELGDDVGESCVVEYDDECDDRDYCVLEDESASSKGDYVSLLRNPERFTGYGGEGAKQVWDAIYRENCFQKSSFPHSANLGMSLNYNPAALDFKHVMDAAGRQAQLEAQRLEHPNIPFVASTGYEAEDECLEKRVFYRVVSGMHASISAHLCWDFLNQTTGEWQPNVQCYKDRLHGYSDRISNLYFNYALVTRAVAKLGPYLRESAYTFCTGDPGEDLATRAKVDEVTRKAGSIPQIFDESLMFVNGEGPSLKEDFRNRFRNISRLMDCVGCDKCRLWGKIQTNGYGTALKVLFEFDNNSTSIPVLKRTELVALFNTYARLSESMRAIGKFKQMVDAENGKPPAVKTESGLFEHETIKSEPEEVNAFDEADLGGPWKLLHEMQRRGPKSDSFRDQFSHEMALFRQSLRVVVHGWWHGSILIYRIAVGEAYRLWLYFLGLQPPPGLVEYRWAPRDKKKEL, encoded by the exons ATGAAGTCCGCCAGCAGACTATTCTACCTCTCCGTCTTCGCACTCTGGGCAGCCCCCGGATCTTGTGAGGCCGACGCCAAAAGCGAATGCGCA ATTTCTCCCAAATCAATTGTTCAAGACGCATGCGCTTCTTATGCGACgctggagaagctcaacGAACGAGTCAAGCCCGCCCTCGACGATCTCACTCGAACCACTGATTTCTTTTCGTACTACCGACTAAACCTCTTTAACAAGAAGTGCCCATTctgggatgatgagaatggcttcTGTGGCAACATAGGATGTGCTGTGGAGACGCTTGACAACGAAGAAGATATACCTGAAGTGTGGAGGGCGAAACAATTGTCGAAACTAGAAGGCCCCCTTGCCAAGCACCCTGGCAAACAAGAACGAAAGAGGCACCCCCAAAGACCGCTACATGGTGAATTAGGTGACGATGTTGGGGAGAGCTGTGTGGTTGAATATGACGACGAATGCGACGACCGAGACTACTGCGTTCTGGAAGATGAAAGCGCATCGTCTAAAGGTGACTATGTGAGCCTGCTCAGGAACCCTGAGCGCTTCACAGGGTATGGTGGAGAGGGCGCCAAGCAGGTCTGGGACGCCATATATCGCGAGAATTGCTTCCAGAAGAGCTCATTCCCTCATTCTGCCAACCTGGGCATGTCTTTGAACTACAATCCCGCGGCCCTGGACTTCAAGCACGTCATGGACGCCGCGGGTCGGCAGGCTCAGCTTGAAGCCCAGCGCCTTGAGCACCCCAACATTCCGTTTGTTGCCAGCACGGGTTAcgaagctgaagatgaatGCTTGGAGAAGAGGGTGTTTTACAGGGTGGTGTCTGGAATGCATGCGAGTATCAGTGCCCACCTCTGCTGGGATtttttgaaccagaccacTGGAGAATGGCAGCCCAACGTGCAATGCTACAAGGACCGCCTCCACGGATACTCTGACCGAATCAGCAACCTGTACTTCAACTACGCGCTTGTCACCCGAGCTGTGGCCAAACTCGGCCCATATCTGCGAGAATCCGCATACACATTTTGCACAGGCGATCCAGGGGAGGACCTGGCCACTCGAGCCAAGGTGGATGAGGTGACAAGGAAGGCTGGCAGTATTCCTCAGATTTTTGACGAGAGTCTGATGTTTGTCAATGGCGAAGGCCCATCTCTTAAGGAGGATTTCCGCAATCGATTCCGCAACATTAGCCGACTTATGGATTGCGTCGGGTGCGACAAGTGCAGACTCTGGGGCAAGATTCAGACCAATGGCTACGGCACTGCGCTCAAGGTGCTATTCGAGTTTGACAACAACAGTACCAGCATCCCGGTGCTCAAGAGGACGGAGCTTGTTGCCCTCTTCAACACATACGCCAGATTGAGCGAGTCTATGCGGGCCATCGGAAAATTCAAGCAGATGGTGGATGCAGAAAATGGCAAGCCACCGGCAGTGAAAACCGAGTCCGGGCTTTTTGAACACGAAACCATCAAGTCAGAGCCGGAAGAGGTGAATGCGTTCGACGAAGCCGACCTAGGAGGGCCATGGAAATTGCTTCATGAGATGCAGCGACGTGGACCCAAGAGCGATTCTTTTCGGGACCAATTCTCGCATGAGATGGCGCTCTTCAGGCAATCTCTCCGGGTGGTTGTCCATGGGTGGTGGCACGGATCAATCTTGAT ATATCGCATTGCTGTGGGCGAAGCATATCGCCTCTGGCTCTATTTCCTCGGACTACAACCACCGCCAGGTTTGGTCGAATATAGATGGGCACCGagggacaagaagaaggagttGTAG
- a CDS encoding F-box domain-containing protein (similar to Beauveria bassiana ARSEF 2860 XP_008597099.1), translated as MGILTLPPELLEIILNLSRPYNFENLALTCKQIYHAALHMIAHHNNLRKKYRRFKFGSETAESIPELLGEIAADPIIASYIVHPNFGEPRCPDTQRLSHTFPKGISDTLAPLVKQSRHLAALNNDPDSTATWLKNIAQHTDEDERPFDGPITFLLSLLPNVESLILPEIRHECLDTGGEEGEFNRSVHDLLHLLVTRANDAKLDDQPLQKLHTILPTPNILEQSGVNMEIILPFLALNSLREVYHECGVYEPSHDDCTHYPTLGKQVEVMKLKDYVITSGGAAVLFKNMQRLRVLELEYSMKDEIGYGWEINNFIWCMRKHIAGNLERLVLSAGQVWPDSALMECSMRAFKVLTHLELDTVFFVNSTGSMGNLIDVEEESEDESEEESEGESEEEKDDGFDEEVADDDGYDESDDNEKRDNEQEDSNSQQGNEGEDQDETAQADDDENEHLAQESDQEDYDSCDDHDRDGKWRLVSLLPPSLQTLIIHAPASRRDVKCLKRLFDGFEDRREANLPLLTKVKVVMRIRDCFGTHLDDYQQHLDQARADFGDRSFIEFTSWQ; from the coding sequence ATGGGCATTCTCACCCTTCCCCCAGAGCTGTTGGAGATAATCTTGAACTTGTCGCGACCATACAACTTTGAGAACCTAGCATTAACTTGTAAACAGATTTATCATGCAGCGTTACACATGATAGCTCATCATAACAATCTCCGAAAGAAATACCGCAGGTTCAAATTCGGCTCTGAAACGGCGGAATCCATCCCCGAGCTGCTCGGCGAAATTGCAGCTGATCCCATCATTGCTTCGTACATTGTTCACCCTAACTTTGGGGAGCCCAGGTGCCCCGATACTCAACGTTTGTCACATACTTTCCCCAAGGGTATATCAGATACACTCGCGCCACTGGTCAAGCAGTCGAGACATTTGGCGGCACTGAACAATGATCCCGACTCCACGGCAACTTGGCTGAAAAACATTGCCCAACATaccgatgaggatgagcgCCCATTTGACGGCCCAATCACCTTTCTTCTCAGTCTACTCCCCAACGTTGAATCATTGATTCTACCTGAAATACGTCACGAGTGCTTAGATAcgggaggagaggaaggtGAATTCAATCGCAGTGTCCACGACTTATTGCATCTGCTCGTAACCCGAGCTAATGACGCCAAATTGGACGACCAACCGCTTCAAAAACTGCATACTATACTTCCGACACCCAATATCCTTGAGCAATCCGGAGTCAACATGGAAATTATATTGCCATTTCTAGCGCTCAATTCACTGCGTGAGGTGTACCACGAGTGCGGAGTATACGAGCCCAGCCATGACGACTGCACGCACTATCCTACCTTGGGCAAACAGGTCGAggtgatgaagctgaaggaCTACGTGATTACCAGCGGCGGAGCTGCAGTTCTTTTTAAGAATATGCAGCGTCTGCGAGTTCTGGAGCTTGAGTACTCTATGAAGGACGAGATTGGCTACGGATGGGAAATCAACAATTTTATTTGGTGTATGCGGAAACATATCGCCGGCAACCTGGAGAGACTTGTCCTATCTGCGGGTCAGGTATGGCCTGATTCGGCGCTTATGGAATGCTCGATGCGGGCGTTCAAAGTACTAACGCATTTGGAGCTCGATACTGTCTTTTTTGTCAATAGCACTGGGTCCATGGGAAACCTTATTGATGTAGAAGAGGAGTCTGAGGACGAGTCTGAGGAGGAATCTGAGGGGGAATCTGAAGAGGAAAAggatgatggctttgacGAAGAGGTAGCAGATGATGACGGCTATGATGAGAGTGACGATAATGAGAAACGAGATAACGAACAAGAGGATAGCAATAGTCAGCAAGGCAACGAAGGGGAAGACCAGGACGAAACAGCCCAAgcagacgacgatgaaaATGAGCATCTTGCGCAGGAGAGCGACCAGGAAGACTACGACAGCTGCGATGACCACGACCGCGACGGAAAGTGGCGATTGGTTAGCTTGTTACCGCCATCTTTACAGACGCTGATAATACACGCACCAGCCTCAAGGCGAGATGTCAAATGCCTGAAGAGACTATTTGACGGATTTGAGGATCGTAGGGAGGCGAATCTCCCGCTGCTGACAAAGGTCAAGGTAGTTATGAGAATACGCGACTGCTTCGGCACTCATCTCGACGACTACCAACAGCATCTAGATCAGGCTAGGGCCGACTTTGGTGACAGGAGCTTTATTGAGTTCACTTCTTGGCAGTAG